The following are from one region of the Abyssicoccus albus genome:
- the purR gene encoding pur operon repressor, whose amino-acid sequence MKYKRSMRIILMTEHLLSKPNVNIPLTYFAERFGQAKSSISEDVQILKETFESNGIGLIKTSAGASGGVLFQPEVSVAEARLVIDSMCSMLSDKERLLPGGYLFMSDIVGNPSLMHDVGRLFATVYQHERIDAVVTIATKGITIANAVGYAMNCPVAVIRKDNKVTEGSTVSINYVSGSTRKIETMVLSKRTLKEGSNVLIVDDFLRAGGSINGVIHLMNEFKANVVGIGVLAEVKGIENRLIDNYVSLVAIEDIDEFRQQFTVDHGNYLTHLQANK is encoded by the coding sequence ATGAAATACAAACGAAGTATGAGAATTATATTAATGACTGAACATTTATTATCTAAGCCTAATGTTAATATTCCACTCACATATTTTGCAGAGCGATTTGGTCAAGCAAAATCTTCAATAAGTGAGGATGTACAAATTTTGAAAGAGACGTTCGAATCGAATGGAATCGGGTTAATTAAAACATCAGCTGGTGCGAGTGGAGGGGTATTGTTTCAACCTGAAGTAAGTGTTGCCGAGGCGAGATTGGTCATCGATTCAATGTGCTCCATGTTAAGTGATAAAGAACGTTTATTACCTGGTGGGTATTTATTTATGTCAGATATTGTAGGGAATCCAAGTCTTATGCACGATGTCGGTCGGTTGTTTGCTACAGTTTATCAACATGAACGTATCGATGCCGTCGTAACGATTGCGACGAAAGGTATTACCATTGCAAATGCAGTGGGATATGCGATGAACTGTCCTGTTGCTGTCATTCGAAAAGATAATAAAGTGACAGAAGGATCAACAGTGTCAATAAATTATGTCTCTGGTTCAACGCGAAAAATTGAGACGATGGTATTAAGTAAAAGAACGTTAAAAGAAGGTTCAAATGTGTTAATTGTGGATGATTTCTTACGAGCGGGTGGATCGATTAATGGAGTTATTCATCTGATGAACGAATTCAAAGCGAATGTTGTTGGAATAGGCGTTCTTGCTGAAGTGAAAGGGATAGAGAATCGTTTAATAGATAACTATGTCAGTCTTGTTGCTATAGAAGATATTGATGAATTTAGACAGCAATTTACCGTAGATCATGGAAACTATTTAACGCATTTACAAGCAAATAAATGA
- the pth gene encoding aminoacyl-tRNA hydrolase, translating into MKCIIGLGNPGNKYEGTRHNIGFDIIDYIAKETNVTLDSNKFKAQFGKGTYQGEQFLLVKPQTFMNLSGEAIRPIIDYYKIDLSDCIVLYDDLDIDVGTIRLRQTGSAGGHNGIKSTIQHLGTKEFQRIRIGVGRPQNNIPIVKYVLQRFSEDEQPTMNKVIQHSSDACLSFIEGMKFSDVMSRYNGVVD; encoded by the coding sequence ATGAAATGTATTATTGGGTTAGGTAACCCGGGTAATAAATATGAAGGTACGAGACATAATATTGGGTTTGATATTATCGATTATATTGCGAAAGAAACGAATGTCACACTAGATTCAAATAAATTTAAAGCTCAATTCGGTAAAGGTACATATCAAGGTGAACAATTTTTGCTTGTTAAACCACAAACGTTTATGAATTTATCAGGAGAAGCGATTCGTCCGATAATCGATTATTATAAAATTGATTTATCAGATTGTATCGTCTTATACGATGATCTAGATATCGATGTTGGAACGATTCGGTTACGTCAGACAGGAAGTGCTGGTGGACATAATGGGATTAAGTCAACGATTCAACACCTTGGAACGAAAGAATTTCAAAGAATAAGAATTGGTGTTGGAAGACCACAAAATAATATCCCGATCGTAAAGTATGTGTTACAACGATTTAGTGAAGACGAACAACCGACGATGAACAAAGTAATTCAACATTCATCCGATGCGTGTTTATCGTTTATAGAAGGTATGAAATTTAGTGATGTGATGAGTCGATACAATGGAGTTGTTGACTAG
- the ispE gene encoding 4-(cytidine 5'-diphospho)-2-C-methyl-D-erythritol kinase — translation MIFETANAKLNLSLDTLYKRDDGFHEVDMVMTTIDLSDHLVFQKTNNHGTIHIEVDNRFVPTDKRNLVYQIIDYFIREFNLDAGVHVELTKRIPISAGMAGGSSDAAATLRGMNVLFNLGLSLEELANIGAQFGSDIPFCVYNRTARCTGRGEKIQHIANTPSCWAVIAKPNVGVSTKEVYDQFDVEIHQAKINNDKLVRALENKDYLEMVKHMGNDLELVTEQFVSEVKQFKETMINAGVDIAMMSGSGPTVFGLCQKERQANKVYNSIKGCCTDVYKVRVLG, via the coding sequence AAGTTGATATGGTGATGACAACAATAGATTTGTCGGATCATTTAGTATTTCAAAAAACCAATAACCATGGAACGATACATATCGAAGTTGATAATCGTTTTGTTCCAACTGATAAACGTAATTTAGTTTATCAAATTATTGATTATTTTATAAGAGAGTTTAACCTAGATGCAGGTGTCCATGTAGAATTAACTAAGCGAATCCCGATTTCAGCGGGTATGGCTGGTGGGTCGAGTGATGCGGCAGCAACCCTACGAGGAATGAATGTGTTATTTAATTTAGGACTGTCATTAGAAGAACTGGCAAACATTGGCGCGCAGTTTGGTTCGGATATTCCTTTTTGTGTATATAATAGAACAGCGAGATGTACTGGGCGTGGTGAGAAAATACAACACATTGCGAATACACCGAGCTGTTGGGCGGTCATAGCTAAACCGAATGTTGGCGTGTCGACAAAAGAAGTGTATGATCAATTTGACGTAGAGATACACCAAGCGAAGATAAATAATGATAAGCTCGTCCGTGCGTTGGAAAACAAAGATTATCTAGAGATGGTCAAGCATATGGGGAACGATTTAGAACTCGTCACTGAACAATTCGTTAGTGAAGTGAAGCAGTTTAAAGAGACGATGATCAATGCTGGTGTTGATATCGCGATGATGAGTGGATCGGGTCCAACGGTTTTTGGACTTTGTCAAAAGGAACGACAAGCAAATAAAGTATATAATTCAATCAAAGGGTGTTGCACCGATGTATATAAAGTTCGTGTTTTAGGCTAA
- a CDS encoding 50S ribosomal protein L25/general stress protein Ctc, which translates to MTTLQAQARKSNQTGAEKKAIREAGQIPGIIYGYNTENTPIQVDEVEFIKTIREVGRNGVIDLNIDSNSTKVMVAEYQFDSMKNAITHIDFIAINMTEERTVGVTIELVGEAVGAKEGGVVDQPLFELEVTATPANIPESIEVDVTELQIGDSIHVSDIKVNGDFTIEEDAETTVVSVVPPTEEPAEDEAAEEGTEQEVEVIGEEKEEEGSSEE; encoded by the coding sequence ATGACAACATTACAAGCACAAGCGCGTAAGTCTAACCAAACTGGCGCAGAGAAAAAAGCAATTAGAGAAGCAGGACAAATTCCTGGTATTATTTATGGATATAATACTGAGAACACACCAATTCAAGTAGATGAAGTTGAATTCATCAAGACAATCCGTGAAGTTGGACGTAACGGTGTAATCGATTTAAACATCGATTCAAATTCAACGAAAGTCATGGTTGCCGAGTATCAATTTGATTCAATGAAAAATGCGATTACACATATCGACTTTATCGCGATCAACATGACTGAAGAACGTACAGTAGGCGTAACAATTGAATTAGTTGGAGAAGCAGTGGGTGCCAAAGAAGGTGGCGTTGTCGATCAACCATTATTCGAATTAGAAGTTACAGCTACACCAGCGAATATCCCTGAATCAATTGAAGTGGATGTAACTGAATTACAAATCGGTGATAGCATCCACGTATCAGATATTAAAGTTAATGGTGACTTCACAATCGAAGAAGATGCTGAAACGACAGTTGTATCAGTAGTACCTCCAACTGAAGAGCCTGCAGAAGATGAAGCGGCTGAAGAAGGTACTGAACAAGAAGTAGAAGTAATTGGTGAAGAGAAAGAAGAGGAAGGCTCTTCTGAAGAATAA
- a CDS encoding Rid family detoxifying hydrolase translates to MKKILHSERAPQAIGPYSQAIELNGVVYTSGQIPLNANGELVSESVEKQTEQVMDNIRVILEDNGLSMADIIKATIYTTDLSAFPVINEIYGEELQGNKPARSCIEVSALPKGAKVKVDVVASRS, encoded by the coding sequence ATGAAAAAAATATTACATTCAGAGCGCGCACCTCAAGCCATCGGACCTTATTCACAGGCGATTGAGTTGAATGGGGTTGTGTATACTTCTGGACAAATTCCATTAAATGCAAACGGTGAATTGGTATCAGAAAGTGTCGAAAAACAAACTGAACAAGTCATGGATAATATACGTGTTATTTTGGAAGACAACGGATTGTCTATGGCAGATATCATTAAAGCAACCATTTACACTACTGATTTAAGTGCTTTTCCTGTGATAAACGAAATTTATGGTGAGGAATTACAAGGCAACAAACCAGCAAGATCTTGTATAGAAGTATCTGCACTACCCAAGGGCGCTAAAGTTAAAGTAGACGTTGTTGCATCTCGATCTTAA
- a CDS encoding ribose-phosphate diphosphokinase — protein sequence MVTFEEKYKNSKLKIFTLTGNEKLAGEIVEHLGIELGKSSVQRFSDQEVKINIEESVRGCDVFVVQPTSEPVNENLMELLIMIDALKRASAETINVVMPYYGYARQDRKARSREPITAKLVANLIEHSGANRVIALDLHAPQIQGFFDIPIDHLMGVPLLSDYFQSKEDLKNEELVIVSPDHGGVTRARKMADRLEAPIAIIDKRRPMPNVSEVMNIVGEIKGRKAIIIDDIIDTAGTITGAADALLEKGATEVYACCTHPVLSGPAIERIENSQIKELVVTNSIQLPDAKDTAKITQLSVGELLAETIVRVYEHKSVSTLFD from the coding sequence ATGGTTACATTCGAAGAAAAATATAAAAACTCAAAGTTAAAAATTTTCACGCTGACAGGTAACGAAAAATTAGCAGGTGAAATCGTAGAACATTTAGGGATTGAACTCGGAAAATCAAGCGTACAACGTTTTAGTGACCAAGAAGTCAAAATCAATATAGAAGAAAGTGTTCGTGGTTGTGACGTATTCGTCGTTCAACCAACGAGTGAGCCAGTGAATGAGAATTTAATGGAACTCCTGATCATGATCGATGCGTTGAAGCGTGCCTCTGCAGAAACCATTAATGTTGTGATGCCGTATTATGGATATGCACGTCAAGATCGTAAAGCGCGTTCAAGAGAACCGATTACTGCAAAACTTGTTGCTAATTTGATTGAGCATAGTGGAGCAAACCGAGTGATTGCACTTGATTTACATGCACCACAAATCCAAGGATTCTTTGATATTCCAATTGACCACTTAATGGGTGTACCGTTACTTAGTGACTATTTCCAAAGCAAGGAAGATTTAAAAAATGAAGAACTTGTTATCGTATCACCAGACCATGGCGGTGTAACGAGAGCGCGTAAAATGGCCGATCGATTAGAAGCGCCTATTGCGATCATCGATAAGCGTCGACCGATGCCAAATGTAAGCGAAGTGATGAATATTGTTGGGGAGATTAAAGGACGTAAAGCAATTATCATTGACGATATTATTGATACTGCAGGGACAATTACAGGTGCTGCGGATGCACTCCTTGAAAAAGGTGCTACAGAGGTATATGCATGTTGTACACATCCAGTGCTGTCTGGTCCAGCCATTGAACGAATTGAGAACTCACAAATTAAAGAGCTTGTGGTAACGAACTCAATTCAATTGCCTGATGCGAAAGATACAGCGAAGATCACTCAATTATCTGTCGGTGAATTACTCGCAGAGACAATTGTTAGAGTATATGAACATAAGTCAGTTAGCACACTATTTGACTAA